A region of Anguilla rostrata isolate EN2019 chromosome 10, ASM1855537v3, whole genome shotgun sequence DNA encodes the following proteins:
- the rab3c gene encoding ras-related protein Rab-3C isoform X2, whose amino-acid sequence MDLYGKMATTQDGKFGQKENSDQNFDYMFKLLIIGNSSVGKTSFLFRYADDCFTSAFVSTVGIDFKVKTVYKNDKRIKLQIWDTAGQERYRTITTAYYRGAMGFILMYDITNEESFNAVQDWSTQIKTYSWDNAQVVLAGNKCDMEEERVVPAASGRMLAEQLGFQFLETSAKENVNVAQTFERLVDIICVQTAENPEADPAVGTATPNAKLTDTPPLLQPPGCGC is encoded by the exons AACTCGGACCAGAACTTCGACTACATGTTCAAGCTGCTGATCATCGGGAACAGCAGCGTGGGGAAGACCTCCTTCCTGTTTCGCTACGCCGACGACTGCTTCACCTCCGCCTTCGTCAGCACCGTGGGCATCGACTTCAAGGTCAAGACCGTCTACAAGAATGACAAGAGGATCAAGCTGCAGATCTGG gacaCAGCAGGACAGGAGCGGTACCGGACCATCACCACAGCCTACTACAGAGGAGCCATGGGCTTCATCCTGATGTATGACATCACCAACGAGGAGTCTTTCAATGCTGTGCAGGACTG GTCGACCCAGATCAAGACGTACTCCTGGGACAATGCGCAGGTGGTTCTGGCTGGGAACAAGTGCgacatggaggaggagagggtggtCCCCGCCGCCAGCGGCAGGATGCTGGCCGAGCAGCTGG GGTTCCAGTTCTTGGAGACGAGCGCCAAGGAGAACGTGAACGTGGCGCAGACGTTCGAGCGGCTGGTGGACATCATCTGCGTCCAGACCGCGGAGAACCCGGAGGCCGACCCCGCCGTCGGCACGGCGACGCCCAACGCCAAGCTCACGGACACCCCCCCGCTCCTACAGCCGCCCGGCTGCGGCTGTTAA
- the rab3c gene encoding ras-related protein Rab-3C isoform X1 encodes MRHEAPIQMATTQDGKFGQKENSDQNFDYMFKLLIIGNSSVGKTSFLFRYADDCFTSAFVSTVGIDFKVKTVYKNDKRIKLQIWDTAGQERYRTITTAYYRGAMGFILMYDITNEESFNAVQDWSTQIKTYSWDNAQVVLAGNKCDMEEERVVPAASGRMLAEQLGFQFLETSAKENVNVAQTFERLVDIICVQTAENPEADPAVGTATPNAKLTDTPPLLQPPGCGC; translated from the exons AACTCGGACCAGAACTTCGACTACATGTTCAAGCTGCTGATCATCGGGAACAGCAGCGTGGGGAAGACCTCCTTCCTGTTTCGCTACGCCGACGACTGCTTCACCTCCGCCTTCGTCAGCACCGTGGGCATCGACTTCAAGGTCAAGACCGTCTACAAGAATGACAAGAGGATCAAGCTGCAGATCTGG gacaCAGCAGGACAGGAGCGGTACCGGACCATCACCACAGCCTACTACAGAGGAGCCATGGGCTTCATCCTGATGTATGACATCACCAACGAGGAGTCTTTCAATGCTGTGCAGGACTG GTCGACCCAGATCAAGACGTACTCCTGGGACAATGCGCAGGTGGTTCTGGCTGGGAACAAGTGCgacatggaggaggagagggtggtCCCCGCCGCCAGCGGCAGGATGCTGGCCGAGCAGCTGG GGTTCCAGTTCTTGGAGACGAGCGCCAAGGAGAACGTGAACGTGGCGCAGACGTTCGAGCGGCTGGTGGACATCATCTGCGTCCAGACCGCGGAGAACCCGGAGGCCGACCCCGCCGTCGGCACGGCGACGCCCAACGCCAAGCTCACGGACACCCCCCCGCTCCTACAGCCGCCCGGCTGCGGCTGTTAA